In the Malania oleifera isolate guangnan ecotype guangnan chromosome 1, ASM2987363v1, whole genome shotgun sequence genome, one interval contains:
- the LOC131159486 gene encoding protein TRACHEARY ELEMENT DIFFERENTIATION-RELATED 7A-like: MAPVQNFEYFFPYFPLPPPHSHSTPKVAPPHNFPSPPKVTPPPPSHHSPSPPKVAPPHNFPSPPKETPPPPSHHSPSPPKVAPPHNFPPSPPNVAPPHHPITPPPPSYPAQAPPPPPFQPPAPAAKPPSHPIPPPLPIVVPPPHSISPPPPPPPHIVPVPPPPSHHSTVIVVIFISLGGLFFLAFLSVILCCFTKNKKKKIVQETEVVRVDEHLKLQEVILPGPHGPQVVALSVEDEVQVHKEIKKNEEVTEASHMKSAQDHPEEHDTTAATFGSSHYHLEHWS, translated from the coding sequence ATGGCTCCTGTGCAAAATTTTGAGTACTTTTTCCCATATTTTCCCTTGCCACCACCACATTCCCATTCAACTCCAAAGGTAGCACCACCCCATAATTTCCCCTCACCTCCTAAGGtaacaccaccaccaccatcacaTCATTCTCCATCCCCTCCAAAGGTGGCACCACCCCATAATTTCCCCTCACCTCCTAAGGaaacaccaccaccaccatcacaTCATTCTCCATCCCCTCCAAAGGTGGCACCACCCCATAATTTCCCTCCATCCCCACCAAATGTGGCACCACCGCATCACCCCAttacaccaccaccaccatcgtACCCAGCACAGGCACCCCCACCCCCTCCATTTCAACCACCAGCTCCAGCAGCAAAACCACCAAGTCACCCAATCCCTCCCCCATTGCCAATTGTAGTACCACCACCTCACTCTATCTCACCACCACCGCCTCCACCGCCTCATATTGTTCCTGTTCCACCACCACCAAGTCACCATTCAACTGTGATTGTTGTCATATTTATCTCACTTGGTGGTCTTTTCTTTCTTGCATTCCTCTCGGTCATTTTATGCTGCTTCactaagaataaaaagaaaaaaatagttcAAGAAACTGAGGTGGTCCGTGTGGATGAACATTTAAAACTCCAGGAAGTTATTTTACCTGGCCCACATGGTCCACAAGTTGTGGCACTCTCTGTTGAGGATGAGGTGCAAGTCCACAAAGagatcaagaaaaatgaagaagtCACTGAAGCATCGCACATGAAATCAGCACAAGATCACCCTGAAGAACATGATACAACAGCTGCAACTTTTGGATCCAGCCATTACCATCTTGAGCACTGGTCCTGA